One genomic window of Sulfuricella sp. includes the following:
- a CDS encoding ATP-binding protein, whose protein sequence is MNSLRQKITFGYYAIGTMMVGISLFAFVELRLIEEKILAGGLISEFFDTTLEVRRFEKNYFLYRQAADMVENRRYVLHAQALLRENDEAFGAFASAPRIAGLHDGLSRYAVLMDEYELAGEADESRKEGQVARIRKLGQEIVAVAEEIARAKRSTLQTSVARYRLALLASIALLVLAVIAIGQILSRRVALPLKNMEESMEAVANGKLMQLDMPANDREIASLVNAFNHVLRELELRHLLRSEKLASLGTMLSGVAHELNNPLSNISSSCQILMEEGETADPAFRNELLGQIDEQTIRARNIVRSLLDFARDREFKIEPLNLAQLIEETLRFLRGQVTAQIALTVEVPAGLVLQGDKQRLQQVFLNLVKNALESLEGAGEVRISAVLREDASASPPLGSGAHFHLLGRCENRGAVVDIGIRDNGSGIPAVTLPRIFDPFFTTKDVGKGSGLGLFVVFEIIEEHGGCIAVESEPGKGTAFLIRLPLHQDHKEI, encoded by the coding sequence ATGAACTCACTGCGCCAGAAAATCACTTTCGGCTACTATGCGATCGGCACCATGATGGTCGGCATATCGCTGTTCGCTTTCGTGGAACTGCGCCTGATCGAGGAGAAAATTCTTGCTGGAGGGCTGATTTCGGAATTTTTCGATACCACCCTGGAGGTTCGCCGCTTCGAGAAGAATTATTTTCTCTACCGGCAGGCTGCGGACATGGTGGAGAACCGGCGCTATGTCCTGCATGCGCAGGCGCTGCTGCGCGAGAATGACGAGGCCTTCGGCGCATTTGCCAGTGCGCCGCGAATCGCTGGTCTGCATGACGGTTTGAGCCGCTATGCGGTCCTGATGGACGAATACGAGCTTGCCGGGGAAGCGGATGAGTCTCGCAAAGAAGGCCAGGTAGCCCGCATCCGCAAGCTCGGCCAGGAAATCGTCGCCGTGGCCGAGGAAATCGCCCGCGCCAAGCGCTCCACGCTGCAAACCTCGGTTGCCCGCTACCGGCTGGCGCTGCTTGCCTCGATTGCGCTGCTGGTGCTGGCGGTGATCGCCATCGGCCAGATTTTGTCGCGGCGCGTGGCCCTGCCGCTGAAAAATATGGAAGAAAGCATGGAAGCAGTGGCCAATGGCAAGCTGATGCAGCTCGATATGCCTGCCAATGACCGCGAGATTGCTTCCCTTGTCAATGCCTTCAATCATGTCCTGCGTGAGCTGGAATTGCGCCACCTGTTGCGCTCCGAGAAGCTGGCTTCGCTCGGAACAATGCTCTCCGGCGTGGCGCATGAGCTTAACAACCCTTTATCCAATATTTCCTCTTCCTGCCAGATCCTGATGGAGGAGGGCGAAACGGCTGATCCGGCTTTCAGGAACGAGTTGCTGGGGCAGATCGACGAACAGACTATCCGGGCGCGCAATATTGTCCGTTCCCTGCTTGATTTTGCACGCGACCGGGAGTTCAAGATCGAACCCCTGAATCTGGCGCAACTGATTGAGGAAACCTTGCGTTTTCTCAGGGGTCAGGTGACAGCCCAGATTGCACTGACCGTCGAGGTGCCGGCGGGCCTTGTGCTGCAGGGCGACAAGCAGCGTCTGCAGCAGGTGTTCCTCAATCTGGTCAAGAATGCGCTGGAGTCCCTGGAAGGGGCGGGTGAGGTACGCATCAGTGCCGTGCTGCGCGAGGACGCCTCTGCTTCCCCGCCGCTCGGCAGCGGCGCCCATTTTCATCTCTTGGGTCGCTGTGAAAACCGTGGAGCGGTGGTCGACATCGGAATCCGGGATAACGGCAGCGGCATCCCCGCCGTTACCCTGCCGCGTATTTTTGACCCGTTTTTTACTACCAAGGATGTGGGTAAGGGTTCGGGCCTGGGGCTTTTCGTCGTTTTTGAAATCATCGAGGAACACGGCGGCTGCATCGCGGTGGAAAGCGAGCCCGGCAAGGGCACGGCTTTCCTGATCCGTCTGCCGTTACATCAAGATCACAAGGAAATATAA
- a CDS encoding sigma-54 dependent transcriptional regulator: protein MANQGRLLIVDDEKVALKNLEHVMKKEGYEIVATQSGANALAYLEKQAFDVVLTDLRMEKVDGMQILKKCRESCADTEVVLITGFATLESAVEAMKHGAFYYIAKPFRLDEVRQVVSEALEKVRLRRENRSLREQVESFQGKIRIITQDAAIQRLLEMARQIAPTGCNVLITGESGTGKELFARYLHTHSERSEGPFLAINCGAFNEELLANELFGHVKGAFTGAGSDKRGLLETASGGTLFLDEITEMSPSMQVKLLRVIQEKEVLPLGGTSPIKVDVRFIAATNRDVQDMVRQGGGFRQDLYFRLNVVNLHIPPLSQRKEDVPLLGYHFLRKYATLMKKNMTEIAPEAMDLLKIYDFPGNIRELENIIERGVAIANGPVIEAAHLPDDLRELSIRTFRKKDGRIPSLEEQEKDYIRWVLQESGGNQTLAAQILGIDRVSLWRKLKRYELEMQ, encoded by the coding sequence ATGGCTAATCAGGGAAGACTGCTGATTGTGGACGACGAAAAGGTCGCCCTCAAAAATCTGGAACATGTCATGAAGAAGGAGGGCTACGAAATCGTCGCCACCCAAAGTGGCGCCAATGCACTTGCTTACCTTGAAAAGCAGGCCTTCGACGTGGTGCTTACCGACCTCAGGATGGAGAAGGTGGACGGCATGCAGATATTGAAGAAGTGCCGCGAATCCTGTGCCGATACGGAAGTCGTGCTGATTACCGGTTTTGCTACCCTGGAATCGGCGGTGGAGGCGATGAAGCATGGCGCTTTCTACTACATTGCCAAACCCTTCCGGCTCGATGAAGTGCGCCAGGTGGTAAGCGAGGCACTGGAAAAGGTGCGCCTGCGGCGTGAGAACCGTAGCCTGCGCGAGCAAGTGGAAAGTTTTCAGGGCAAGATCAGGATCATCACCCAGGATGCCGCCATCCAGCGTTTGCTGGAAATGGCGCGCCAGATCGCCCCCACCGGTTGCAACGTCCTGATCACCGGCGAATCCGGCACAGGCAAGGAACTGTTCGCGCGCTACCTCCATACTCACAGCGAACGCAGCGAGGGACCGTTTCTGGCCATCAATTGCGGCGCCTTCAACGAGGAACTGCTCGCCAACGAGCTGTTCGGCCACGTCAAGGGGGCCTTCACCGGCGCCGGCAGTGACAAGAGAGGCCTGCTGGAAACAGCTTCCGGAGGAACTCTGTTTCTTGACGAGATTACCGAGATGTCGCCCTCTATGCAGGTGAAGCTGCTGCGCGTGATACAGGAGAAGGAAGTGCTGCCGCTGGGCGGAACTTCGCCGATCAAGGTAGATGTGCGCTTCATCGCAGCAACGAACCGCGATGTGCAGGACATGGTGCGGCAGGGTGGTGGTTTTCGGCAGGATCTGTATTTTCGCCTCAACGTGGTCAACCTGCACATCCCGCCCCTGTCGCAGCGCAAGGAGGATGTGCCTCTTCTGGGGTATCACTTCCTGCGCAAATACGCGACGCTGATGAAAAAGAACATGACCGAGATTGCGCCCGAGGCCATGGATTTGCTCAAGATTTATGATTTCCCCGGCAATATCAGGGAGCTGGAGAATATCATCGAACGCGGGGTCGCCATCGCCAACGGCCCGGTGATCGAGGCTGCCCATCTGCCCGACGACCTGCGCGAATTGTCCATCCGTACTTTCCGCAAGAAGGATGGACGCATTCCCTCGCTGGAAGAGCAGGAGAAGGATTACATCCGCTGGGTACTGCAGGAGTCCGGCGGCAACCAGACCCTGGCGGCACAGATACTGGGCATCGACCGGGTGTCGCTATGGCGCAAGCTCAAGCGCTATGAGCTGGAGATGCAGTGA
- a CDS encoding carbonate dehydratase, which produces MIRKNPNGDLPSIHESAYVDQTAIICGKVFIEENVFVGPYAVIRADEVNEDGEMEPIVIGANSNIQDGVVIHSKAGGLVKIGRTTSIAHRSIVHGPCEVGDNVFIGFNSVLFNCTVGDRSVVRHNSVVEGCSIPPGFYVPSTTNIHSSEELQTIQQVTPQAADFSESVARANQELVRGYKKLQNEF; this is translated from the coding sequence ATGATCCGCAAAAACCCGAACGGTGACCTGCCGTCTATCCATGAATCTGCTTATGTAGACCAAACCGCCATCATCTGTGGCAAGGTATTTATTGAAGAGAATGTGTTTGTCGGGCCTTATGCCGTTATCCGGGCCGACGAGGTAAATGAAGACGGGGAAATGGAACCAATTGTGATCGGCGCGAACTCGAACATTCAGGACGGAGTGGTCATCCACTCCAAGGCTGGCGGGCTGGTAAAAATCGGTCGAACCACCTCGATCGCGCACCGCTCCATCGTGCACGGACCGTGCGAGGTAGGCGACAATGTATTCATCGGCTTCAATTCGGTGCTGTTCAACTGCACCGTGGGAGATCGCTCAGTGGTGCGCCACAATTCGGTTGTGGAAGGCTGCTCAATCCCTCCAGGGTTCTATGTCCCCTCAACTACCAACATCCACTCCAGCGAGGAACTACAAACCATCCAACAAGTCACCCCACAGGCTGCGGATTTCTCCGAATCAGTAGCCCGCGCCAACCAGGAACTGGTGAGGGGTTACAAGAAATTGCAGAACGAGTTTTAA
- a CDS encoding SulP family inorganic anion transporter, which translates to MIKKPQSCNLWFNKLFPFLRWWPLVDRASTKADLIAGITGAMIVLPQGVAFATIAGMPPEYGLYAAMVPAIIAALFGSSLHLVSGPTTAISIAVFAAISPFADPGSPQFVSMVLTLTFLTGLFQLILGLARMGVLVNFISHTVVIGFTAGAALLIAASQVKNFFGISIERGAHFHVVIEQLFLQAGNINPYVATVGAITLATGIASKRFLPKIPYMIVAMVAGSVAALLVNLEFGAETTVIRTVGALPAHLPPLSAPDFSLDTLRKVLFPALVVTMLALTEAVSISRSIATKSEQRIDGNQEFIGQGVSNLIGSFFSGYASCGSFNRSGVNYAAGAQTPLATVYASIFLLLILLMVAPLASYLPNAAMAGILFLVAWGLIDFHHIFSIGKTSKAETVVLWVTLIGTLVDLEKGIFFGILLSLTLYLYRVSRPAIDPVVPAKEEGAYHFVDAHGQHECPQFRIVRINGSIFFGAVDHVQSSLTQIDEANPAQKTVLIVASGVNFIDVAGAEMLAQEARRRRKLGGGLYFYRCKDSIYKFLHKSDKLDDIGEGGFFPAMSNWIHPIYDTLDPEICRSCQYRIFSECQKRLPGGELRAES; encoded by the coding sequence ATGATAAAGAAACCGCAAAGCTGCAATCTCTGGTTTAACAAGCTGTTTCCCTTTTTGCGCTGGTGGCCGCTAGTTGACCGTGCGTCCACCAAGGCCGACCTGATCGCCGGCATCACCGGCGCGATGATCGTGCTGCCGCAGGGCGTGGCCTTTGCCACCATCGCCGGCATGCCGCCGGAATACGGCCTCTACGCCGCCATGGTGCCGGCCATCATCGCCGCCCTGTTCGGTTCCAGCCTGCACCTGGTGTCCGGCCCGACCACCGCCATTTCCATCGCGGTGTTCGCCGCCATCAGCCCCTTCGCCGATCCCGGCTCGCCGCAATTCGTCAGCATGGTACTCACGCTCACCTTCCTCACCGGCCTGTTCCAGCTCATCCTCGGCCTCGCCCGCATGGGGGTGCTGGTCAATTTCATTTCCCACACCGTGGTGATCGGCTTTACCGCCGGCGCGGCACTGCTCATCGCCGCCAGCCAGGTGAAGAATTTCTTCGGCATCAGCATCGAGCGCGGCGCGCACTTTCACGTGGTGATCGAGCAGCTGTTCCTGCAGGCCGGCAACATCAATCCCTATGTCGCGACCGTGGGCGCCATCACGCTGGCGACCGGCATTGCATCGAAGAGATTCTTGCCGAAAATCCCCTACATGATCGTGGCCATGGTGGCCGGCAGCGTGGCGGCGTTGCTTGTCAATCTGGAATTCGGCGCGGAAACGACGGTGATCAGGACGGTCGGCGCGCTGCCAGCGCATTTGCCGCCCTTATCTGCGCCTGATTTCAGCCTGGATACCTTGCGCAAGGTGCTGTTTCCGGCGCTGGTGGTGACCATGCTGGCGCTGACCGAGGCGGTTTCCATCTCGCGCTCCATCGCCACCAAATCCGAGCAGCGTATCGACGGCAACCAGGAATTCATCGGCCAGGGTGTGTCCAACCTGATCGGCAGCTTCTTCTCCGGCTATGCCTCGTGCGGCTCCTTCAACCGCAGTGGCGTGAATTACGCGGCGGGTGCGCAGACGCCGCTGGCCACGGTGTATGCCTCGATTTTCCTGCTGCTGATCCTGCTGATGGTAGCGCCCTTGGCTTCTTACCTGCCTAACGCCGCGATGGCGGGCATCCTGTTCCTGGTCGCCTGGGGACTGATCGACTTTCACCATATTTTTTCCATCGGCAAAACCAGCAAGGCGGAAACCGTGGTGCTGTGGGTGACCCTGATCGGCACCCTGGTGGACCTGGAAAAAGGCATCTTCTTCGGCATCCTGCTCTCGCTCACGCTCTATCTCTACCGCGTGTCCCGTCCGGCCATTGACCCGGTGGTGCCGGCCAAAGAGGAAGGCGCCTACCACTTCGTGGACGCCCACGGCCAGCACGAATGCCCGCAGTTCCGCATCGTGCGCATCAACGGCTCGATTTTTTTCGGCGCGGTAGACCATGTGCAGAGCAGCCTGACGCAGATCGACGAAGCCAACCCGGCACAAAAAACCGTGCTGATTGTTGCCAGCGGCGTCAATTTCATTGACGTGGCAGGCGCGGAAATGCTGGCCCAGGAAGCCAGGAGAAGAAGAAAGCTGGGCGGCGGCCTGTACTTCTACCGCTGCAAGGATTCCATCTACAAATTCCTGCACAAATCCGACAAGCTCGACGATATCGGCGAGGGGGGGTTCTTCCCCGCCATGTCGAACTGGATTCACCCGATTTACGACACGCTGGACCCTGAAATCTGCCGCAGCTGCCAATACCGCATCTTCAGCGAATGCCAGAAGCGCCTGCCGGGTGGAGAGCTGAGGGCGGAATCCTGA
- a CDS encoding solute carrier family 23 protein, giving the protein MSSEIAQTSSRSMSLTRFLPFLKWLPLRPAYLKADLIAGITVALVLIPQSMAYAQLAGLPAYYGLYAAFLPGIIAAMWGSSAQLATGPVAVASLLTASALAPLAATGSEQFVALAILLALLVGLIQLALGIFKLGVVVNFLSHPVIVGFTNAAALIIGLSQLNKLFGVSMGRSEHFINDIWGVLQQVGDTHIPTLIMGVSAFAIMWGLKKYAPKMPGVLIAVAVTTIASWSLGFEHNAKARTEQIMTPEVREVADLASQTEARISAIGNQIATRQVRIKKLEKEEGDNDTSIATLHYEVELLEGTLKDVEDENRKSARTLRKFKLELVPGANGAPDRLYLKGTVPQGEQPDGYRYRIKKLSEGELKLSGGGEVVGAIPSGLPKFGLPQLSWETIMTLLSSALVISLVGFMEAISIAKAIAAKTKQRIDPNQELLGQGLSNIVGSFSQAFPVSGSFSRSAVNIGAGAKTGMSSVFAGIIVLVTLLFLTPLLYHLPQAVLAAVIMMAVIGLVNFKAIKHAWHAHKHDGVAAVVTFIATLAFAPHLDNGIMAGAGLAIILYLYRTMSPRVAILGRYKDGTLRDISVHKDLPTDENIIVLRFDGSLYFANVPFFEDAILEAAANKPNAKYLVVVGDGINQLDASGEEVIHHLVERLQSIGMTMVFTGLKKQVLDVMRHTGLFELITQNNIFANEDQAFEAIYNCLGTHEGAFCQLRRPA; this is encoded by the coding sequence ATGTCCAGCGAAATAGCACAAACATCGAGCCGTTCCATGTCTCTCACCAGGTTCCTGCCCTTTTTGAAGTGGCTCCCCCTGCGCCCTGCCTACCTCAAGGCCGATCTGATCGCCGGCATCACCGTGGCGCTGGTGCTGATTCCCCAGTCCATGGCCTACGCCCAGCTGGCCGGGCTGCCCGCCTACTACGGCCTGTATGCCGCTTTTCTGCCCGGCATCATCGCCGCCATGTGGGGCTCCTCGGCCCAGCTTGCTACCGGCCCGGTAGCCGTGGCCTCGCTGCTGACCGCTTCCGCCCTGGCTCCGCTGGCCGCCACCGGCTCCGAGCAGTTCGTCGCGCTGGCCATCCTGCTGGCCCTGCTGGTGGGGCTGATCCAGCTGGCACTGGGCATTTTCAAGCTCGGCGTGGTGGTCAACTTCCTCTCCCACCCGGTGATCGTCGGCTTCACCAACGCCGCCGCCCTCATCATCGGCCTGTCCCAGCTCAACAAGCTGTTCGGCGTTTCCATGGGCCGCAGCGAGCACTTCATCAATGACATCTGGGGCGTGCTGCAACAGGTCGGCGACACCCATATCCCCACCCTGATCATGGGCGTTTCCGCTTTCGCCATCATGTGGGGGCTGAAGAAATACGCGCCCAAGATGCCCGGCGTGCTGATTGCCGTGGCCGTCACCACCATCGCCAGCTGGTCGCTCGGCTTCGAGCACAATGCCAAGGCCAGAACCGAACAGATCATGACCCCCGAGGTGCGCGAAGTGGCCGACCTGGCCAGCCAGACCGAGGCGCGCATCAGCGCCATCGGCAACCAGATCGCCACCCGGCAGGTGCGCATCAAGAAACTGGAAAAGGAAGAGGGCGACAACGACACCTCCATCGCCACGCTGCACTACGAGGTCGAGTTGCTGGAAGGCACGCTCAAGGACGTGGAGGATGAAAACCGCAAGTCAGCCCGCACGCTGCGCAAGTTCAAGCTGGAACTGGTGCCTGGCGCCAATGGCGCGCCGGACCGGCTCTACCTGAAAGGCACGGTACCGCAGGGCGAGCAGCCCGACGGCTACCGCTATCGCATCAAAAAGCTCAGCGAGGGCGAGCTCAAGCTCTCCGGCGGCGGCGAGGTGGTTGGTGCCATTCCTTCCGGCCTGCCCAAGTTCGGCCTGCCGCAACTGAGCTGGGAGACCATCATGACGCTGCTCTCCAGCGCCCTGGTAATCTCCCTGGTGGGCTTCATGGAAGCCATTTCCATCGCCAAGGCCATCGCCGCGAAGACCAAGCAGCGCATCGACCCCAACCAGGAACTGCTGGGCCAGGGCCTCTCCAACATCGTCGGCAGCTTCAGCCAGGCTTTCCCGGTATCGGGTTCGTTCTCGCGTTCCGCGGTGAACATCGGGGCCGGCGCCAAGACCGGCATGTCCAGCGTTTTTGCCGGGATTATCGTGCTGGTCACCCTGCTGTTCCTCACCCCGCTGCTGTATCACCTGCCGCAGGCGGTGCTGGCGGCGGTGATCATGATGGCGGTGATCGGCCTGGTCAATTTCAAGGCGATCAAGCATGCCTGGCACGCGCACAAGCACGACGGCGTTGCCGCCGTGGTGACCTTCATCGCCACCCTGGCCTTCGCGCCGCACCTCGACAACGGCATCATGGCCGGGGCGGGCCTGGCCATCATCCTTTATCTCTACCGCACCATGTCGCCGCGCGTCGCCATTCTCGGCCGCTACAAGGATGGCACCCTGCGCGACATCAGCGTGCACAAGGATCTGCCGACCGACGAGAACATCATCGTGCTGCGCTTCGACGGCTCGCTGTATTTCGCCAACGTGCCCTTCTTCGAGGACGCCATCCTGGAAGCGGCCGCCAACAAGCCGAACGCGAAATACCTCGTGGTGGTGGGCGACGGCATCAACCAGCTCGACGCCTCCGGCGAGGAAGTCATCCATCACCTGGTGGAGCGCCTGCAAAGCATCGGCATGACCATGGTGTTCACCGGCCTGAAGAAGCAGGTGCTCGATGTCATGCGCCACACCGGCCTGTTCGAGCTGATCACCCAGAACAACATCTTCGCCAACGAGGATCAGGCCTTCGAGGCCATCTATAACTGCCTGGGCACGCACGAAGGCGCTTTCTGCCAGTTGCGGCGCCCGGCATGA
- a CDS encoding NADH-quinone oxidoreductase subunit M — translation MLRILLLIPILGAVLIALMPGNSQRLIRLTALLAAGAAMALAWGLLGRFDPALPGIQLFETHVWNPRLGSAFSLGVDGFSFPMVLLGTLLTVVTLLASNCITKRVKGYYALVLLLESAMLGVFMARDWSLFYVFWELTLIPLFFLIDRWGGANKHRAALNFVLYTMGGSVFMLIALLLLYDANPGHSFDITSIAQGARGLPRETQIMIFLGLLIGFGVKVPIFPLHGWLPLAYVEAPSPVPILLSGILAKMGAYGLIRAAEMLPLAVQALQGWLAALGMISMIYGGVLAWHQRDLKKMVAYSSMSHMGVVVLGIATLNEAGLNGAVMQMVAHGLVAGSLFLLIGLLYERTHTRDIADYSSLVQVMPRFAFFTVLALVAAVGFPGTAGFIAEIHVLAGGFARWSGWIIILSLSVLISAAYAFRTVGHLFTGPVREEMRQIPDLSRAELAAVSVLASGILLVGIFPGAALGLISSSVGQLSKVFG, via the coding sequence ATGCTAAGAATCCTCCTGCTCATTCCCATTCTGGGCGCAGTCCTCATTGCCCTGATGCCGGGCAACAGCCAGCGCCTGATCCGCCTCACCGCCCTGCTTGCGGCAGGCGCGGCCATGGCGCTGGCGTGGGGATTGCTGGGCCGCTTCGACCCCGCCCTCCCGGGCATACAGCTGTTCGAAACCCATGTCTGGAACCCGCGCCTGGGCAGCGCGTTTTCCCTCGGCGTGGACGGCTTTTCCTTCCCCATGGTGCTGCTCGGCACCCTGCTTACCGTGGTCACGCTCCTGGCGTCCAATTGCATCACCAAGCGCGTCAAGGGCTATTACGCCCTGGTCCTGCTGCTGGAATCCGCCATGCTGGGCGTGTTCATGGCGCGCGACTGGTCGCTTTTCTACGTCTTCTGGGAACTGACCCTGATCCCGCTGTTTTTCCTGATCGACCGCTGGGGCGGCGCCAACAAGCACCGCGCGGCACTCAACTTCGTGCTTTACACCATGGGCGGTTCGGTATTCATGCTGATCGCCCTGCTCCTGCTTTACGATGCCAACCCCGGCCACAGCTTCGATATCACTTCCATCGCCCAGGGCGCGCGCGGCCTGCCGCGAGAGACGCAAATCATGATTTTCCTCGGCCTCCTGATCGGTTTCGGGGTCAAGGTGCCGATTTTCCCCCTCCACGGCTGGCTCCCCCTGGCCTACGTGGAAGCCCCCAGCCCGGTGCCCATCCTGCTTTCCGGCATCCTCGCCAAGATGGGCGCCTATGGACTGATCCGCGCCGCGGAAATGCTGCCCCTGGCGGTGCAGGCGCTGCAGGGCTGGCTCGCCGCTTTAGGCATGATCAGCATGATCTACGGCGGGGTGCTGGCCTGGCACCAGCGCGACCTGAAAAAAATGGTGGCCTACTCCTCCATGTCGCACATGGGCGTGGTGGTGCTGGGCATTGCCACGCTCAATGAAGCCGGCCTCAACGGCGCGGTGATGCAGATGGTGGCGCACGGGCTGGTGGCCGGCTCGCTGTTCCTGCTCATCGGCCTGCTGTACGAGCGCACCCACACCCGCGACATCGCCGACTACAGCTCGCTGGTGCAGGTCATGCCGCGCTTCGCCTTTTTCACCGTACTGGCGCTGGTCGCGGCGGTAGGGTTTCCCGGCACGGCGGGCTTCATTGCCGAAATTCACGTCCTGGCGGGCGGTTTCGCGCGCTGGAGCGGCTGGATCATCATCCTTTCCCTGAGCGTGCTGATCAGCGCCGCCTACGCCTTCAGAACCGTGGGGCACCTGTTCACCGGACCGGTGCGCGAAGAGATGCGCCAGATCCCCGATCTCAGCCGGGCTGAACTCGCCGCCGTGAGCGTGCTGGCGAGCGGCATTCTGCTGGTGGGCATTTTTCCCGGCGCGGCCCTGGGGCTGATTTCCTCCTCGGTCGGGCAATTGAGCAAGGTGTTTGGCTGA